The following coding sequences are from one Cenarchaeum symbiosum A window:
- a CDS encoding folate-dependent phosphoribosylglycinamide formyltransferase (COG0299) produces MEAIIKHVQKRRVPANLAVVISSRSDARGLRIAERLGVDTEVVESRGFSGTRKEYDRKVMAALRRHGVTRRDGLVCLAGFMRIIGPECVKRYKHRMLNIHPALLPSFRGIDAQKQALEYGAKVSGCTVHLVDEGTDTGPVVAQSVVQIREDDTEESLSKRILAREHKIYPYTVELFARGKIQVKGRRVCVG; encoded by the coding sequence ATGGAGGCGATAATAAAACACGTGCAGAAGAGACGAGTCCCCGCCAACCTGGCGGTGGTCATCTCCAGCAGGTCCGACGCCCGGGGCCTCCGCATAGCGGAGAGGCTGGGGGTCGATACAGAAGTGGTAGAAAGCAGGGGCTTTTCCGGCACCCGGAAAGAGTACGACCGGAAGGTGATGGCCGCCCTGCGCAGGCACGGGGTGACCCGCAGGGACGGGCTGGTCTGCCTGGCGGGCTTTATGAGGATCATCGGGCCCGAGTGCGTCAAAAGGTACAAGCACAGGATGCTCAACATACATCCCGCCCTTTTGCCATCCTTCCGCGGAATTGATGCCCAGAAGCAGGCGCTCGAATACGGCGCCAAGGTCTCCGGGTGTACGGTCCATCTGGTAGACGAGGGCACAGACACGGGCCCCGTGGTGGCCCAGTCGGTGGTCCAGATACGGGAAGACGACACAGAAGAGTCCCTCTCAAAGAGGATACTGGCCCGCGAGCACAAGATCTACCCCTATACGGTGGAGCTGTTTGCACGGGGAAAGATACAGGTCAAGGGCCGCAGGGTATGCGTGGGTTAG